A stretch of Ipomoea triloba cultivar NCNSP0323 chromosome 11, ASM357664v1 DNA encodes these proteins:
- the LOC115996460 gene encoding glucan endo-1,3-beta-glucosidase 14-like isoform X2: MDWPFGFVSPFNTKFFVVHAFVGTYGVNYGRIADNIPSPESVVTLLRANKIKNIRIYDADHSVLRAFKGSGVEIIVGLPNEYLKGISASQDSAVDWVKQNVEAFLPGTKIVGIAVGNEILGGGDAQLWEVLVPAVKNVYSALETLHLSKKIEVSSPHSEAVFESTYPPSAGAFKQSLLPYLKPLLQFFHHTGSPFYINAYPFLAYKFDPSHINLQYALFESNAGIYDDTTKLHYDNMFDAMLDASFFALEKLGFAKMEVIVSETGWASKGDGDEAGANVKNALTYNNNLRKRLMKKKGTPYRPKAVVRAYIFALFNENLKPGPTSERHFGLFKHNGRLAYKNGFKGLDSASAAASSFLSCKVSLICAAMVILLLGS; the protein is encoded by the exons ATGGATTGGCCTTTTGGATTTGTTTCACCTTTCAACACAAAAT TTTTTGTTGTGCATGCATTTGTGGGCACATATGGGGTGAACTATGGGAGAATAGCAGACAACATCCCGTCGCCTGAGAGCGTTGTGACGCTCCTCAGGGCGAACAAGATAAAGAATATCAGGATTTACGACGCTGATCACTCGGTGTTGAGGGCGTTTAAAGGCTCTGGAGTCGAGATCATCGTTGGCCTCCCGAATGAGTACCTGAAAGGCATAAGCGCGAGCCAGGACAGCGCGGTGGATTGGGTGAAACAGAATGTAGAGGCCTTCCTTCCTGGCACCAAAATTGTGGGAATTGCAGTGGGAAATGAGATTCTTGGAGGGGGAGATGCCCAGCTCTGGGAGGTTTTAGTCCCTGCTGTGAAGAATGTTTATAGTGCTCTTGAAACCCTCCATTTATCCAAGAAAATTGAAGTCTCAAGCCCACATTCAGAAGCTGTGTTTGAGAGCACTTATCCCCCATCAGCAGGAGCCTTCAAGCAAAGCCTTTTGCCATATCTTAAGCCCCTTCTGCAATTCTTTCACCACACTGGCTCCCCTTTCTATATCAATGCATATCCCTTTCTTGCATACAAATTTGACCCTTCCCACATTAACCTCCAATACGCCCTTTTCGAGTCCAACGCTGGCATCTACGACGACACAACTAAGCTGCACTATGACAACATGTTCGACGCTATGCTGGACGCATCCTTTTTTGCTCTCGAGAAGCTCGGGTTTGCCAAGATGGAGGTCATCGTCTCCGAGACAGGCTGGGCTTCCAAGGGAGATGGGGACGAGGCGGGGGCGAATGTGAAGAATGCTCTGACATACAACAATAATCTGCGAAAACGCCTGATGAAGAAGAAGGGCACTCCTTATAGGCCAAAGGCTGTGGTGAGGGCTTATATCTTTGCTTTGTTCAATGAAAACTTGAAGCCTGGGCCAACTTCTGAGAGGCATTTTGGTCTGTTCAAACATAATGGAAGACTTGCTTATAAGAATGGCTTCAAGGGACTCGATTCGGCTTCGGCTGCTGCCTCATCCTTTCTCTCCTGCAAG GTAAGTTTAATCTGTGCAGCAATGGTGATTCTGCTTTTAGGATCATGA
- the LOC115995865 gene encoding uncharacterized protein LOC115995865, producing MGMAVLNYDNHTCILNIRTFSGDTGLRDANVFELPLLLPPFNLPGIGVYCGNVDLCWICCGWGFSKSSPPWGKSRICFYLEWQIGRKHCCKKSSGCIGCDNKAKLILSSNKSLRRQKIKGSKAPVRSTSEDFWTTSTRDMDTNVIQSQGSISSISTSAQAHDAHSSGSTNTPSEFVNHGLIQWNQIRQQWVGSKKPENQSQELREPRLSWNATYDSLLASNKPFAQPIPLPEMIDFLVDIWEQDGWDV from the exons ATGGGCATGGCAGTGCTGAATTATGATAACCACACGTGCATTCTAAACATCAGGACCTTTTCGGGAGATACGGGGCTACGCGATGCAAATGTTTTTGAGCtgcctcttcttcttcctcctttta ATCTTCCTGGAATCGGCGTTTATTGTGGCAACGTTGATCTCTGTTGGATCTGTTGCGGCTGGGGCTTCTCCAAATCCTCGCCGCCATGgg GGAAAAGCAGAATTTGTTTTTACTTAGAATGGCAGATTGGCAGGAAACATTGTTGTAAAAAG AGCAGTGGTTGTATTGGATGCGATAATAAGGCAAAATTGATTTTATCCTCTAACAAGTCACTAAGAAGGCAGAAAATAAAGGGTAGCAAGGCTCCAGTACGTAGCACATCAGAAGATTTCTGGACTACTAGCACACGGGACATGGATACCAATGTTATTCAGTCTCAAGGAAGCATATCATCAATTAGTACGTCAGCCCAGGCACATGATGCCCACAGCAGTGGAAGTACAAACACCCCTTCTGAATTTGTAAATCATG GACTTATTCAATGGAACCAAATTAGACAGCAGTGGGTGGGAAGTAAAAAGCCTGAAAATCAGTCACAGGAGCTGCGTGAGCCCAGATTAAG TTGGAATGCTACATATGATAGTTTGCTTGCTAGCAACAAACCATTCGCTCAGCCTATACCCCTTCCT GAAATGATAGATTTTCTTGTGGATATTTGGGAGCAGGATGGATGGGATGTATGA
- the LOC115996839 gene encoding methyl-CpG-binding domain-containing protein 10-like → MASSKEKVVQIQTDELVSVELPAPPSWKKLYMPTEGGRVVFVAPTGEEINNKRQLGQYLKSHPGNPAASEFDWGTGETPRRSSRISEKSKARPLTSEIETHKKRRRTSSGRKKDSKEAEEAEGKEEEKDKEAAKETEGEEKKEAETAKEETEDKKEGEESTEPKDEDTAKDDKSLDDSKDGAAEVVVNADKAETESKSTELTSSMEGTDEIKESKGSDDHPKLQDEEIENNKKGPVIENGVGSQPQPGFTNTPNNPSPAPISC, encoded by the exons ATGGCCAGTTCTAAGGAAAAAGTGGTTCAAATTCAGACCGATGAGTTGGTCTCTGTCGAGCTTCCTGCACCCCCGTCTTGGAAGAAACTG TACATGCCGACTGAAGGAGGTAGGGTTGTATTTGTTGCTCCTACGGGGGAGGAGATCAATAACAAGAGACAGTTAGGCCAGTATCTAAAATCCCACCCTGGTAACCCTGCAGCGTCGGAGTTTGATTGGGGTACTGGGGAGACTCCAAGAAGATCGTCGAGGATCAGTGAAAAGAGCAAGGCCAGGCCGTTGACTTCAGAGATCGAGACACACAAGAAGCGGCGCAGGACGTCATCCGGGAGGAAGAAGGACAGCAAGGAAGCCGAAGAAGCAGAGGGCAAGGAGGAGGAGAAAGATAAAGAAGCTGCAAAAGAAACCGAGGGCGAGGAAAAGAAAGAGGCGGAAACTGCTAAAGAAGAGACGGAGGACAAGAAAGAAGGTGAAGAATCCACCGAGCCTAAAGATGAAGACACTGCTAAAGATGATAAAAGCCTCGACGACTCCAAGGATGGAGCTGCTGAGGTTGTTGTGAATGCTGACAAGGCTGAAACAGAATCAAAGAGCACTGAATTAACGTCGAGCATGGAGGGAACAGATGAAATTAAGGAATCCAAGGGAAGCGATGACCACCCGAAGTTGCAAGACGAGGAGattgaaaataataagaaaGGACCCGTAATAGAAAATGGCGTAGGTAGCCAGCCCCAGCCCGGGTTCACAAACACGCCAAATAATCCCTCTCCCGCACCTATTAGCTGCTGA
- the LOC115997352 gene encoding palmitoyl-monogalactosyldiacylglycerol delta-7 desaturase, chloroplastic-like, producing MAFLAPPPSKLKPFSVVRPFRRQTKCPVLSNAVKYESPNKFSPKLGLQFCCDKEKGRIGGRAFPIVMAAAAKDSGFGKILFSDVEVKRPRNVFSGRRWNSLDVATAAVLAVMHVLCLFAPFTFSWGAFWAAFGLYVITGLLGITLSFHRNLSHRSFKLPKWLEYFCAYCGVQALQGNPIDWVSTHRYHHQFCDTERDPHSPYEGFWFSHMNWLFDTNAVVEKCGRPANVGDLEKQPFYKFIEKTYIIHPILLAALLYAVGGFPYIVWGMGVRIVWVNHITWFVNSVCHVWGSQPWNTGDLSRNNWWVAILGFGEGWHNNHHAFEYSARHGLEWWQVDMTWYVVKAMEAVGLASDIKLPTEVHMRKLAYPQQS from the exons ATGGCCTTCCTGGCACCACCGCCGTCTAAACTTAAGCCATTTTCCGTCGTACGCCCATTTCGCCGGCAAACCAAGTGCCCTGTTCTGTCAAATGCAGTCAAGTATGAAAGTCCCaacaaattttcaccaaaacttgGACTGCAATTTTGCTGCGACAAGGAAAAAGGTAGAATTGGGGGGAGAGCGTTCCCAATTGtgatggcggcggcggcgaaaGATTCCGGGTTTGGGAAAATCCTGTTCTCCGACGTGGAGGTGAAGCGTCCGAGGAATGTGTTTTCCGGCAGGCGGTGGAATTCTTTGGATGTGGCCACGGCGGCGGTTTTAGCGGTCATGCATGTGCTCTGTCTGTTTGCGCCTTTCACGTTCAGTTGGGGCGCTTTTTGGGCGGCGTTTGGGCTTTACGTCATAACCGGACTTCTGGGTATCACGCTTTCTTTCCATAGGAATCTTTCTCATAGGAGCTTCAAGCTGCCCAAATGGCTTGAGTACTTCTGTGCCTATTGTGGTGTTCAAGCCCTTCAA GGAAATCCAATTGATTGGGTGAGTACTCATAGGTACCACCACCAATTCTGTGATACTGAGAGGGATCCTCACAGTCCCTATGAAGGGTTTTGGTTCAGTCACATGAATTGGCTCTTTGACACCAATGCTGTTGTTGAGAAG TGTGGAAGGCCTGCGAATGTGGGGGATTTGGAGAAGCAGCCATTTTATAAGTTCATTGAGAAAACTTACATTATCCATCCTATCCTGCTTGCAGCTTTGCTATATGCTGTGGGAGGATTCCCTTATATTGTGTGGGGCATG GGGGTGAGAATTGTGTGGGTGAACCACATTACCTGGTTTGTGAATTCAGTATGCCATGTTTGGGGAAGTCAGCCCTGGAACACCGGCGATCTTTCTAGGAATAactg GTGGGTGGCGATTCTGGGGTTCGGGGAGGGTTGGCATAACAACCACCATGCGTTCGAGTATTCAGCCCGGCACGGCTTGGAGTGGTGGCAGGTGGACATGACATGGTACGTAGTGAAGGCCATGGAGGCTGTTGGTTTGGCCAGTGATATCAAGCTGCCCACGGAAGTGCATATGCGAAAATTGGCTTATCCACAACAGTCTTGA
- the LOC115996460 gene encoding glucan endo-1,3-beta-glucosidase 14-like isoform X1: protein MCSSPLILCTLLLLTVSSSNVFVVHAFVGTYGVNYGRIADNIPSPESVVTLLRANKIKNIRIYDADHSVLRAFKGSGVEIIVGLPNEYLKGISASQDSAVDWVKQNVEAFLPGTKIVGIAVGNEILGGGDAQLWEVLVPAVKNVYSALETLHLSKKIEVSSPHSEAVFESTYPPSAGAFKQSLLPYLKPLLQFFHHTGSPFYINAYPFLAYKFDPSHINLQYALFESNAGIYDDTTKLHYDNMFDAMLDASFFALEKLGFAKMEVIVSETGWASKGDGDEAGANVKNALTYNNNLRKRLMKKKGTPYRPKAVVRAYIFALFNENLKPGPTSERHFGLFKHNGRLAYKNGFKGLDSASAAASSFLSCKVSLICAAMVILLLGS, encoded by the exons ATGTGCTCCTCCCCTCTCATTCTCTGCACCCTTCTCCTCCTCACTGTTTCCTCTTCAAATG TTTTTGTTGTGCATGCATTTGTGGGCACATATGGGGTGAACTATGGGAGAATAGCAGACAACATCCCGTCGCCTGAGAGCGTTGTGACGCTCCTCAGGGCGAACAAGATAAAGAATATCAGGATTTACGACGCTGATCACTCGGTGTTGAGGGCGTTTAAAGGCTCTGGAGTCGAGATCATCGTTGGCCTCCCGAATGAGTACCTGAAAGGCATAAGCGCGAGCCAGGACAGCGCGGTGGATTGGGTGAAACAGAATGTAGAGGCCTTCCTTCCTGGCACCAAAATTGTGGGAATTGCAGTGGGAAATGAGATTCTTGGAGGGGGAGATGCCCAGCTCTGGGAGGTTTTAGTCCCTGCTGTGAAGAATGTTTATAGTGCTCTTGAAACCCTCCATTTATCCAAGAAAATTGAAGTCTCAAGCCCACATTCAGAAGCTGTGTTTGAGAGCACTTATCCCCCATCAGCAGGAGCCTTCAAGCAAAGCCTTTTGCCATATCTTAAGCCCCTTCTGCAATTCTTTCACCACACTGGCTCCCCTTTCTATATCAATGCATATCCCTTTCTTGCATACAAATTTGACCCTTCCCACATTAACCTCCAATACGCCCTTTTCGAGTCCAACGCTGGCATCTACGACGACACAACTAAGCTGCACTATGACAACATGTTCGACGCTATGCTGGACGCATCCTTTTTTGCTCTCGAGAAGCTCGGGTTTGCCAAGATGGAGGTCATCGTCTCCGAGACAGGCTGGGCTTCCAAGGGAGATGGGGACGAGGCGGGGGCGAATGTGAAGAATGCTCTGACATACAACAATAATCTGCGAAAACGCCTGATGAAGAAGAAGGGCACTCCTTATAGGCCAAAGGCTGTGGTGAGGGCTTATATCTTTGCTTTGTTCAATGAAAACTTGAAGCCTGGGCCAACTTCTGAGAGGCATTTTGGTCTGTTCAAACATAATGGAAGACTTGCTTATAAGAATGGCTTCAAGGGACTCGATTCGGCTTCGGCTGCTGCCTCATCCTTTCTCTCCTGCAAG GTAAGTTTAATCTGTGCAGCAATGGTGATTCTGCTTTTAGGATCATGA